A genomic stretch from Arachis stenosperma cultivar V10309 chromosome 3, arast.V10309.gnm1.PFL2, whole genome shotgun sequence includes:
- the LOC130965406 gene encoding LOW QUALITY PROTEIN: uncharacterized protein LOC130965406 (The sequence of the model RefSeq protein was modified relative to this genomic sequence to represent the inferred CDS: inserted 1 base in 1 codon), translating into MANPASTSETMATNYDIFLSFRGEDTRHGFTGHLYDALCRNGINTFIDDENLRTGETIRPQLLHSIEASKISIIVFSTNYAASTWCLDELVQILRCHRERYQLVFPVFYKVEPSDVRHQRNTYKEAMDAHEIRFGCHSQKVKEWKEALAETSNMKGFHLKQGYEFKFIQEIVGKALTHIPPRQLLIEDHMVGLQTRVVEVKSHLYSWYRVLSSSESPKTKFYNNNTMLGIVGIGGSGKTTLAKALYNSICDQFECACFLFNVRKISDQEEGLVHLQKMLLSELLGEXENKVRSVEKGITMIKERLRERKVLIVLDDVDKTEQLKALAGECDWFSQETRIVITTRDKYLLTAHEIEKIYEMKLLSDPESLLLFCWNAFKMRRPKANYEDLSNQAIHYAQGLPLALKVIGSNLINKNLEEWKSALDKYEKNPPKDIQSVLRVSYDSLEGNEKDIFLDIACFFNGKKWEYVKNVLDGCGMFTEDGIRILVDKSLVTIKDGYLRMHDLIQNMGREIVKQEAPKEVRDRSRLWFHEDVLELLPDDKENKKIEGIKLVQCEEHDWTDTAFEKVKKLRILILRNTNLSCQTIPLPEQLRLLDWKGYPSNSIPSNLKKIVAFSLRHSPLMLEKPFQNFKHLTYMNFSHCESITHFPNVSEARSLRKLILNGCINLVRFDESVGFLPNLTYLRASKCTKLRKFLSRICLPSLEHLSFNWCRRLGLFPDIVGKMDKPLKICLKATAIQELPDSFVDLVGLLYLDLTSCEKLGYLPSSLFMLPNFVTLKVGGCPQLGGSFARFRESLATTAECRPSLKTLHLSHASLCDEDLHVIMQSFPNLEVLNVSSNNFVSIPACVQESSYLTSLDLSYCLNLQEIPELPSSVRKVDVRHCSFLSANTTNMLWAQVRKEIHKLQVVMPTSNTEIPEWWDYHGSWQGYPRYLNFEVRGKFPVVALAFVFGEMNYQPVGLHLSIDSRDYSAYQPSHNFTVAENHVLLCDLRVLFSDEGWKRLDAHAEHGNKWKTVKVKCVPDIIPVQWGVYVYKEETSMKGIRFSGSQQFGLESVPRSPGSLTKKRLSSAEELAIIASFPESLQTVVEKLKRLMAPIEEDQCLSLMLQDGDEEDENEDDGEEGESDIEAYITTIANFRSVSVEGTWASIHCSWMLDELYQTAYASKSLSCNSWLANTYKSIALSTSLQYFNFCFYLLLLLFLSVHIVMANPVEEIETGSETISNSSSSSYDIFLSFKGEDTRYAFAGHLYYALCRKGIKTFMDSEDLRVGETTRPQLFQAIEESKVSIVVFSENYADSTWCLDELAKILECQEEKGQLVFPIFYKIEPSDVRHQRNSYRLAMAAHENKFGCYSEKVQKWKSALLGVSNITGYHLKEGFEFKFIQDIVCKAATKISPKQIPLEENVVGLQFRVAELKSLLDIESNNTFMLGIIGTGGIGKTTLAKVFYNSICNEFEGACFISNVRKASNQDKGRIFLQQKILSDALGVQKIKLDSVEKGIHTIKANLSTKRVLIVLDDVDKIEQLKELAGGCDWFGLGSRIIVTTRDKHLLVAHQIGRIYEMEMMNDRESLELFCQNAFKMSTPARNYEDLSNRAIRYGKGLPLALKVIGSELIGKDLQVWESSLDKYEKNPHGDIQNILRISYDSLERNEKEIFLDIACFFNGQRLKYVKRILDGCDFYTGSGIKILVDKSLITIENGYLRMHDLTQDMGREIVKQEAPKESGERSRLWLCKDVLEVLTENRENSKTEGMKLDCYGEVNCCDDTLEKMMKLRVLIVHNASFSSKRIRLPNTLRLVDWKGYPSTSFPPAGFNPSKIAAFNLTCSSLVLKKPFQKFDQLTYMNFSYCQSITQFPSVSGAPNLRDLVLDGCKQLVKIHNSVGFLSKLVYLSASDCTQLRSFLPEIFLPSLEYLSFDLCKRLTHLPRLRENMDKLLKISVIHTAIRELPLSFASSLCGLEYLDMTNCKQLQCVFTGWFPKLRTLKIGGCSQLRKSLNVDTFFLLEYRLMSLHLSNASLSDDDLEKIMQMFPYLKDLIVSSNCFEKIPFKHSFFWTSLDVSYCLSLKYVLALPSSIQKVDARHCNSLRTYSSSTLWSQMRKEIKGLQIVMPKTQLPKWLDYCDSGGIPFLWARGRFPVMALVLEFGKMDYQDISLHLFIDDEHIYSQRPQRHSFALAEDHVLLCDLRLLFSDEEWKRLDVRLGHDNDWKAVQVKCEAGLNLRQWGVYVYKNETNMDDIQFPCPYYHEEESFLEAVTTPPSDEMEEETLAAVSSRKEEWSSPELSDDDSNHDNRSPGTCSLCCSALLSSFKKRLCCCKVRRTRSTSWWIVLWNQWRRRQRRLREEERNWEEERKMERDMRRQKESMANEAMQRDMEELLENIMVEEVQLKKERSETCGSQREGRERGQIEEKEDMEEDESKRWRDRRQTIEETWIEERQQKAEKETCLSQREDIKMDVEEDKSKRWREGKQKMEETWIEERRQKEVVEETWMGEFDWSVMKMEVETKRRREKMREKEEEWREKQLDVTRAISSHHAPFSPNLQIVVQNLKRLITVGEDSGLDNNHDYSSEWFPDRTILRHHDGEVEG; encoded by the exons ATGGCAAATCCAGCTTCAACTTCTGAGACCATGGCTACTAACTACGACATCTTTCTGAGTTTCAGGGGTGAAGACACGCGTCATGGATTCACAGGTCATCTCTATGATGCTCTCTGCCGCAACGGAATCAACACCTTCATCGATGATGAGAATCTCAGAACAGGAGAAACAATTCGACCTCAACTCCTTCATTCCATTGAAGCCTCAAAGATCTCCATTATTGTTTTCTCAACAAACTATGCAGCTTCAACTTGGTGCCTTGATGAACTCGTCCAGATCCTTCGGTGTCACAGGGAAAGGTACCAACTTGTGTTTCCGGTCTTCTACAAAGTAGAGCCCTCAGATGTACGGCATCAGAGGAACACTTACAAGGAAGCCATGGATGCTCATGAAATCAGGTTTGGTTGTCACTCTCAGAAGGTGAAAGAATGGAAGGAAGCTTTGGCTGAAACATCCAACATGAAAGGATTTCATTTAAAACAAGG GTATGAATTCAAGTTTATTCAAGAAATTGTAGGCAAGGCATTGACTCATATACCTCCAAGACAATTGCTTATTGAGGATCATATGGTTGGATTGCAAACTCGAGTTGTAGAAGTGAAGTCACATCTATATTCTTGGTACAGGGTATTATCCAGTAGCGAATCACCCAAAACAAAGTTCTATAATAACAATACCATGTTGGGGATTGTTGGAATTGGTGGGAGTGGAAAGACGACACTTGCCAAAGCCTTGTATAACTCCATCTGCGACCAGTTTGAATGTGCTTGTTTTCTTTTCAATGTTAGAAAAATTTCAGATCAAGAAGAGGGCCTAGTACATCTACAGAAAATGCTCCTCTCAGAATTGCTTGGGG GAGAAAATAAGGTCCGCAGTGTTGAGAAAGGAATCACTATGATCAAAGAGAGACTTAGGGAAAGAAAAGTTCTTATTGTTCTTGACGATGTTGATAAGACAGAACAATTAAAAGCATTGGCAGGAGAATGTGATTGGTTTAGTCAGGAGACTCGAATTGTTATAACAACAAGGGATAAATATCTTCTAACAGCTCATGAAATCGAAAAGATTTACGAGATGAAATTGCTAAGTGACCCTGAATCTCTACTGCTCTTCTGTTGGAACGCCTTCAAAATGAGAAGGCCCAAAGCAAACTATGAAGACCTATCCAATCAAGCAATACATTATGCCCAGGGTCTCCCATTAGCCTTAAAGGTTATAGGGtcaaatttgattaataaaaatttagaagaGTGGAAGTCTGCTTTGGACAAATATGAGAAGAATCCTCCTAaagacattcaaagtgttcttagaGTAAGCTATGATAGTCTTGAAGGCAATGAAAAGGATATTTTTCTTGACATAGCATGCTTCTTCAATGGGAAGAAATGGGAATATGTAAAAAATGTATTAGATGGATGTGGTATGTTTACAGAAGATGGTATTAGAATACTAGTTGATAAATCTCTCGTAACTATCAAAGATGGTTACTTGAGGATGCATGATCTAATACAGAATATGGGTAGAGAGATTGTGAAGCAGGAGGCACCAAAAGAAGTTAGAGACCGCAGCAGATTATGGTTTCATGAAGATGTTCTTGAGCTACTACCCGATGATAAA gaaaataaaaaaattgaaggaatAAAGCTTGTTCAATGTGAAGAACATGATTGGACTGACACTGCCTTTGAAAAGGTGAAGAAACTTAGAATTCTCATTCTTCGGAACACAAACCTTTCATGTCAGACTATTCCTCTACCTGAGCAATTAAGGCTGCTTGATTGGAAGGGGTACCCTTCAAATTCTATTCCGtccaacttaaaaaaaattgttgccTTCAGTTTACGTCATAGTCCTCTCATGTTGGAAAAGCCGTTTCAG AACTTTAAGCATTTGACTTACATGAATTTCTCCCATTGTGAATCCATCACTCATTTTCCTAATGTATCTGAAGCCCGAAGTTTAAGAAAATTGATACTCAATGGATGCATAAACTTGGTTAGGTTTGACGAATCAGTTGGATTTCTCCCAAACCTTACATATTTGAGAGCTTCAAAGTGCACTAAATTAAGAAAGTTTCTTTCAAGAATTTGTCTGCCTTCACTAGAGCACCTTTCCTTTAACTGGTGTCGAAGACTTGGACTCTTCCCAGACATAGTGGGAAAGATGGATAAGCCATTAAAGATTTGTTTGAAAGCTACTGCTATTCAAGAGCTTCCAGATTCCTTTGTTGATCTTGTAGGACTTCTCTATTTAGATTTGACAAGTTGCGAGAAACTTGGTTATCTTCCAAGCAGCTTATTTATGCTGCCAAATTTTGTCACATTGAAAGTTGGAGGATGCCCTCAACTTGGTGGATCATTTGCAAGATTCAGAGAAAGCCTTGCAACTACTGCAGAGTGCCGTCCAAGTTTAAAAACTCTGCATTTAAGCCATGCAAGTTTATGTGACGAAGATCTTCATGTAATTATGCAGAGTTTTCCGAACTTGGAAGTCTTAAATGTTTCATCAAACAACTTTGTATCTATTCCAGCATGCGTTCAAGAATCGTCCTACTTGACAAGTTTGGATTTGAGTTACTGCCTAAATCTTCAAGAAATTCCGGAACTTCCCTCTAGTGTTAGGAAAGTGGATGTGAGACACTGCAGTTTCTTAAGTGCAAACACAACAAATATGCTATGGGCACAG GTGCGCAAAGAGATACATAAATTACAAGTTGTGATGCCAACTTCCAATACAGAGATTCCAGAATGGTGGGACTATCATGGAAGTTGGCAGGGCTATCCACGGTACCTGAATTTCGAGGTACGTGGCAAGTTCCCTGTTGTGGCTTTGGCGTTTGTGTTTGGAGAAATGAACTATCAACCTGTTGGTCTGCACTTGTCCATTGACTCTAGAGATTACTCTGCATACCAACCATCGCATAATTTCACAGTTGCCGAAAATCATGTGTTGTTGTGTGACCTACGAGTATTGTTCAGTGATGAGGGGTGGAAGAGACTTGATGCACATGCTGAGCATGGTAACAAATGGAAGACAGTGAAGGTGAAGTGTGTACCAGACATCATCCCAGTTCAATGGGGAGTGTATGTTTACAAGgaagaaacaagcatgaaaggTATCCGCTTTAGTGGGTCGCAACAATTCGGGTTGGAGAGTGTACCTCGTAGTCCAGGGAGTTTGACGAAGAAGAGATTATCTTCTGCTGAGGAACTTGCCATCATTGCTAGCTTCCCAGAAAGCCTCCAAACTGTGGTAGAAAAGTTGAAGAGGCTTATGGCTCCAATAGAAGAAGACCAATGCTTGAGCTTAATGCTACAAGACGGAGATGAGGAGGACGAAAATGAGGATGATGGAGAGGAAGGGGAGTCAGACATCGAAGCTTA CATAACAACCATTGCAAACTTCAG ATCTGTCAGTGTTGAAGGTACATGGGCATCGATTCATTGTTCTTGGATGTTGGATGAACTCTACCAAACAGCATATGCCTCCAAAAGTTTATCTTGCAACAGCTGGTTGGCTAATACATACAAATCCATTGCCTT GAGCACATCATTACAATACTTTAACTTCTGCTTCTACTTActgctattattatttttatcagtGCACATAGTGATGGCAAATCCAGTTGAAGAAATAGAAACTGGTTCTGAGACCATCAgcaacagcagcagcagcagttACGATATTTTTCTGAGTTTTAAGGGTGAAGACACGCGTTACGCCTTCGCCGGTCATCTCTACTATGCCTTGTGCCGCAAGGGAATCAAAACCTTCATGGATAGCGAGGATCTGAGGGTGGGAGAAACGACTCGACCTCAACTCTTTCAGGCCATTGAAGAATCCAAGGTTTCAATCGTTGTTTTCTCCGAGAACTATGCAGATTCCACTTGGTGTCTTGATGAACTTGCCAAGATCCTCGAATGTCAGGAGGAAAAGGGCCAGCTTGTGTTTCCCATATTCTACAAAATAGAGCCTTCAGATGTACGGCATCAGAGAAACAGTTATAGGCTTGCCATGGCTGCTCATGAAAATAAGTTTGGTTGTTACTCTGAGAAGGTGCAGAAGTGGAAGTCGGCCTTGCTTGGAGTATCTAACATAACAGGATATCATTTAAAAGAAGG GTTCGAATTCAAGTTCATTCAAGATATTGTCTGCAAGGCCGCCACAAAAATTTCTCCTAAACAGATACCTTTGGAGGAGAATGTAGTTGGACTGCAGTTTCGAGTTGCAGAACTGAAGTCACTCTTAGATATTGAGTCTAACAACACTTTCATGTTGGGGATCATCGGAACCGGTGGAATTGGCAAAACAACACTCGCTAAGGTTTTCTATAACTCCATTTGCAATGAATTTGAGGGTGCTTGTTTTATTTCCAATGTCAGAAAAGCTTCCAACCAAGACAAGGGGAGAATATTCCTGCAACAAAAGATCCTGTCAGATGCTCTTGGGGTGCAAAAGATCAAGTTGGACAGTGTTGAAAAAGGAATACATACAATAAAAGCCAATCTCAGCACAAAAAGAGTTCTCATAGTTCTAGATGATGTTGACAAGATAGAACAGTTGAAAGAATTAGCAGGAGGATGTGACTGGTTTGGTCTTGGGAGCAGAATCATTGTAACAACAAGAGATAAACATTTGCTGGTGGCTCATCAGATCGGAAGGATTTATGAAATGGAAATGATGAATGATCGAGAATCACTTGAGTTGTTTTGTCAGAATGCCTTCAAGATGAGTACTCCTGCTAGAAACTATGAAGACTTGTCGAATCGAGCAATACGTTATGGAAAAGGTCTTCCATTAGCTTTAAAAGTCATAGGCTCAGAATTGATTGGTAAAGATCTGCAAGTGTGGGAGTCTTCTTTGGACAAATATGAGAAGAATCCTCATGGAGATATCCAAAATATTCTTAGAATAAGTTATGACAGTCTTGAACGCAATGAAAAGGAAATTTTCCTTGACATTGCATGTTTTTTCAATGGGCAGAGATTGAAATATGTTAAAAGAATACTAGATGGCTGTGACTTTTACACAGGCAGTGGTATTAAAATACTAGTTGATAAATCTCTCATAACCATTGAAAATGGTTACTTGAGGATGCATGATCTAACACAAGACATGGGTAGAGAGATTGTGAAGCAAGAGGCACCAAAAGAGTCTGGTGAACGCAGTAGGTTATGGCTTTGTAAAGATGTTCTTGAAGTACTAACTGAAAATAGG GAAAATAGTAAAACTGAAGGAATGAAACTAGATTGCTATGGAGAAGTCAACTGCTGTGATGATACCttggagaaaatgatgaaacttAGAGTTCTCATTGTTCACAATGCAAGCTTCTCCTCAAAGCGTATTCGTCTTCCCAATACATTAAGACTAGTTGATTGGAAAGGGTACCCTTCAACATCTTTTCCACCAGCAGGATTTAATCCCAGTAAAATTGCTGCCTTCAATTTAACTTGTAGTTCTCTTGTATTAAAGAAGCCATTTCAG AAATTTGATCAATTGACTTACATGAACTTCTCCTATTGCCAGTCCATCACTCAATTTCCTAGTGTGTCTGGAGCCCCAAATTTAAGAGATTTGGTACTTGACGGATGCAAGCAATTAGTTAAGATTCATAATTCAGTTGGATTTCTCTCTAAACTTGTTTATTTGAGTGCTTCAGACTGCACTCAACTAAGGAGTTTTCTACCAGAAATCTTTCTACCATCTCTTGAATATCTTTCTTTTGACTTGTGTAAAAGACTAACGCATTTGCCAAGGTTGAGAGAAAACATGGATAAACTATTAAAGATTTCTGTAATACATACTGCTATTAGAGAGCTTCCGCTATCTTTCGCTAGCAGTCTTTGTGGGCTCGAATATTTAGACATGACAAATTGTAAGCAACTTCAATGTGTATTTACAGGATGGTTTCCAAAGCTTCGAACATTGAAGATTGGAGGGTGTTCTCAACTTCGGAAATCATTAAATGTAGATACATTTTTTCTTCTAGAATATCGTTTGATGAGTTTGCATCTTAGCAATGCAAGTCTATCAGATGATGACCTTGAGAAAATTATGCAGATGTTTCCCTATTTAAAAGACTTAATTGTGTCCTCAAACTGCTTTGAGAAAATCCCGTTTAAACACTCCTTTTTCTGGACAAGTCTTGATGTTAGTTACTGTCTAAGCCTTAAATATGTTTTAGCACTTCCTTCTAGCATTCAAAAAGTAGATGCAAGACACTGCAATTCCTTAAGGACATACTCATCATCCACGCTATGGTCACag ATGCGCAAAGAGATAAAAGGATTGCAAATTGTGATGCCGAAGACACAACTTCCAAAATGGTTAGACTATTGTGACTCTGGAGGGATCCCCTTCTTATGGGCACGTGGCAGGTTCCCTGTAATGGCTCTAGTGTTGGAGTTTGGCAAAATGGACTACCAAGATATTAGTCTGCATTTGTTCATTGACGATGAGCATATATACAGCCAGCGCCCTCAAAGGCATAGTTTTGCTCTTGCAGAGGATCATGTGCTCTTGTGTGACCTGCGACTACTATTCAGTGATGAGGAGTGGAAGAGGCTTGATGTGCGTCTTGGACATGATAATGATTGGAAGGCAGTGCAGGTGAAGTGTGAAGCAGGCTTGAACTTAAGACAGTGGGGAGTTTATGTGTACAAGAATGAAACAAACATGGATGATATACAATTCCCGTGTCCTTATTATCATGAAGAAGAGTCATTCCTGGAGGCTGTGACAACACCACCAAGTGATGAGATGGAGGAAGAAACTCTAGCGGCAGTCTCAAGTAGAAAGGAAGAATGGTCATCCCCTGAATTATCTGATGATGATTCAAATCATGATAATCGTTCCCCTGGAACTTGTAGCCTTTGTTGTTCGGCATTATTGTCAAGCTTCAAGAAGCGGCTTTGCTGTTGTAAGGTGAGAAGGACAAGAAGTACTTCATGGTGGATAGTTTTATGGAATCAATGGAGACGGAGGCAGAGGAGGCTAAGGGAAGAGGAGAGAAActgggaagaagagagaaaaatggAGAGAGACATGAGACGGCAGAAGGAGAGTATGGCAAATGAAGCAATGCAGAGAGATATGGAAGAGTTGTTGGAGAACATAATGGTGGAGGAGGTCCAGCTGAAGAAAGAGAGATCAGAGACGTGTGGAAGTCAGAGAGAGGGGAGAGAAAGGGGACAGATTGAAGAGAAAGAGGACATGGAAGAGGACGAGAGCAAGAGGTGGAGGGATAGAAGGCAGACAATAGAAGAGACATGGATAGAGGAAAGGCAGCAGAAGGCAGAGAAAGAGACATGTTTGAGTCAAAGAGAGGATATAAAAATGGACGTAGAGGAGGACAAGAGCAAGAGGTGGAGGGAGGGAAAACAAAAGATGGAAGAGACGTGGATAGAGGAAAGACGGCAgaaagaagtggttgaagagaCGTGGATGGGGGAATTTGATTGGAGTGTGATGAAGATGGAGGTTGAAACGAAAAGAAGACGAGAGAAGAtgagagaaaaggaagaagaatggaGGGAAAAGCAGTTGGATGTGACAAGGGCGATCTCTTCACATCATGCTCCTTTCTCACCAAACCTCCAAATTGTGGTGCAAAATTTGAAGAGGCTTATAACTGTCGGAGAAGACAGTGGCTTGGACAACAACCACGATTATAGCTCGGAGTGGTTTCCGGACAGGACAATATTAAGGCATCATGATGGGGAAGTGGAAGGATAG